AATTCCGATTCGCCGCGCTTGGGGAAAGGCGATACGCCGTCCTTCTGCTTGACGGTCTGGATCACGTCGCGACGACCGGTAAGGATCTTGTGCGGATAGGTCTGATGGCCCACGTCCCAGACCAGCCTGTCGGTGGGGGTGTCGTAGAGCCAGTGCAACGCCACCGTCAGCTCGATCACGCCCAGGCCCGCGCCAAAATGTCCGCCGGACTGCGCGACCTGCTCGATCAGGTACGCCCGCAGCTCATCGGCGATGGCTGGCAGTTCCTGCTCCGGAAACTCGCGCAGGTCGGCGGGCACCTGGATGCGCGAGAGGCGGGGGTAGCGTTGCGGATCGATCATCAATACGGTGTCGGACGGTGGTACGCCATTGTCCCGCCCGGGTCGCGGCGGGGCAAGGCGACCCGGCGCTGCGCTGCCGGTGGAGTTCAGCGGCCGCGGAAGCGTCCAAACAGGCCGGTGGGCTTGCGCGGCTCGGGTTCGGGTTCGGGCGGGCGTTCCACTTCGGCGAAACCGGTGGCCAGATTGGCATTGACGAAATCGGTGACGTCACCGACCGAGACGCCGCTCGCGTCGGCAATCTCGTCCAATGCCGCCGCGCCCTTCATCATCACCGTGGCGATACGGAAGTGGCGGGGAAATTCGCGTTCGGTTTGCGGCCACTTCAGCATCAGGAAGCGGGCTTGCGGGTCAAAGCCGGGGAGGAGCTTTCCGCCGCCGGACATGAGGCCACCAAACCAGAGCAGGCGCGACAGCGGTTGCGCAGCGCCGAGCCCCGCGACCTCCTTTTCCCAGTCGGTAATGACGGTGAAATCCGCGGCGTCCGTATCGGTCGTGACGTGCGCACCCAACGGCTTCAAGGTTGCCGGTCCGAAGTATTCGCGCCGGTCCAGGTCAAGCAGCAGCTTGAGTCCCTCTCGCTCGAAACCGACCTGGCCGGTAATTCGCCCGGATGCAAGCCATTCGGTGAGCGTACGCGGTTCGACTGGTGCCGGTGCAGGGTCCAACGGCGGAGTGTGCAGCGCTGGATTGGTGGCCGCGGGCATGATCGCCGCGGACGCCGCGCTGGCAGGTTCGGAAGGGTCGTTCAGCTCATTGGTCACAACCCGGGCAGCGTCAAGGCCGTCGCGCGGACTGGTCTCTTCGTCGGCGGGAACCCGCTGTTCTTTCGGCAGCTGATCCTGCGGCTGGGGCGCAGGGCTGAGACCGCTGGGCACAGGCTCGGCATGCTCGGATGCGCCGTTGACGACTTCAGGCGCCAGCTCCACGAGAAGCCGCTGCACCGATGCCGCGTCGAAGGGTTGCGCAAGGCGATAGTCGGCCTGGGTACGAGGGGCGGAAGTCAGCCCGATCACCGTTTTGCCGGCCGCGTGCAAACGCAGCCAGCTCATCGGACCGTACATGCTGTCCATGTCGACGATCACATGGTCGGCCGTGTCATTGGCCAGCAACTCCCAAGCTCCGGCGAGTTGGGAGTTGGCAATGGAGAAAGCCACCTTGAGCGACGCTTCCGTGGCCGGATCCATGCCGGTCAGGCCAAGTGTGAGGGCCATTGTCGAGTCCATGTCTTAACAATCACCCAGTGTCGCGGAGCATGGTACGGGCGTCAATGAAGCGTCCGGCGTTGGCCGAACGCAACCGCGGCGACCACGAATTCAAGCAGTTTGTGAACTCCGGACGAGCAGGCGGTCGCGGGCGTGTTTTTTCGGCAGCTGGCTCTTCAGGAATGCCATCTGGTCGGCAAGGATGTGGCGGTTGGACAGGATCAGGTGTTCGACCCAACTGGGCCGGTAGGGCACTGCGAGCAGTGGCATGTTCGCCTGTTGCGGCGTCCGGCTGCCCTTGCGCGAGTTGCAGTGGAAGCAGGCTGCGACGACGTTTTCCCAGACGTCGCGACCGCCGCGTGAGACCGGTTTCACGTGATCGCGGGTCAGGTGTGGACGGTTGAATTGCCCGCCGCAGTAGAGACAGAGGTGGGCATCCCGGGCAAAGAGCGCGGCGTTGGTCAGCGTCGGGGTCGGGTTGGCCGCGCGGGCGCTGGCGTGACCGCGCGCCGCCACAATCGGATGCAGGCGCAGGATGCTGGCCTCGCCGCTGCGGCGGTTGAGGCCACCGTGCACCGTCAGGCAGGGATCACCCAGGGTCCAGGCAACCGCATCGCGCGCGTAAAGGCAGGCTGCGTGCTGCCAGTTCATCCAGTCCAGCACCCGTCCGTGCGCATCAAGCGAAAGCAGGCGCACTGAATTGAGCTGTTCCAGCGCATGGCGCGGGGCAAGCGCCGACACATCCGGGTCCCACCGGCGCTCAGACGTGGCGGGAGTTCCGGGCCCGGCCACGCGTTGCATCACTGTGTCGGTCTCCATGAGAAATCGAGCATATACCCGAACCGAAGCGATTTGTCTGCAGCGATTTCCCAGGCCCCGCAGCCGAATTCCGTCCTCAGGCGTCGAAGTGTTCCGCGTCGAGAGTCATCAGGGAGGCGCTGCCACTGCGGATTGCCGCTGCATGGGCAAGCGTCCGCGGCAGGATGCGGGCGAAATAGAACTTCGCCGTTTCGCGTTTTCCCGCCTTGAACGCGTCCGACCCGCTGCCGGTCTCACTGGTCGCCACGCTGCGAGCCCACCAATAGGCGAGTGCGACGTAGCCCGAGTACATGAGGTAGTCGTATGCGGCGGCTCCGATTTCTTCCGGATCGCGGCCGGCTCTGTCGACCACCTCCATGGTGAGCTGCTGCCATTGCGCGGCGTGCTTCTGCAGCGGGGCGATGAACTCGGCGACTTCGGGGTTGTCGGCGTGCTCGGTGCAAAGTTGCTGGATCATTCCCAGCATCACCTTGAGCCCGGCGCCCTGCAGTTGCAGGATCTTGCGGCCGAGCAGGTCGATGGCCTGGATGCCGGTCGTGCCTTCGTACAGGGTCGTGATGCGGGCATCACGGGCGAGCTGCTCGACGCCGTTCTCGGCGATGTAGCCATGGCCGCCGTAACACTGCACCGCATGATAGGTGCACTCCACGCCCCATTCGGTGAGGCAGGCCTTGACGATCGGCGTGATGAAGCCGACCAGATCGTCGGCCTGCTTGCGCTGTGCCTCGTCGGGCGAGTTGTGGGCGACGTCGATCTGCAGTCCGGCGTGGTAGCTCATCGCGCGGCCGCCTTCAACGAGGGCCTTGCAGGTCAGCAGCATGCGGCGCACGTCGGGGTGGACGATGATCGGATCGGCCGGCTTTTCGGGGAACTTCGGTCCGGACAGCGACCGCATCTGCAGGCGTTCGCGGGCGTAGGCAAGGGCGTTCTGGTAGGCGCGATCGGACAGTCCCAGCCCCTGCAGCCCCACGGCGAGGCGGGCAGCGTTCATCATGGTGAACATGCCGCTCATGCCCTTGTTCGGCTGACCGACCAGGTATCCCTGGGCGCCGTCGAAGTTGATCACGCAGGTCGCCGAACCGTGGATGCCCATCTTGTGCTCGATGCTGCCGCATCGCACATGGTTGGGCTCTCCCATGCTGCCGTCGCGGTCCACGCGAAGCTTGGGCACGACAAACAGGGAAATTCCCTTGCTGCCCGCCGGGGAGTCGGGCAGGCGCGCCAGGACCAGGTGGATGATGTTCTCGGTCAGATCGTGCTCGCCGGCGGTGATGAAGATCTTGGTCCCGGTGATTGCGTAGCTGCCGTCCTCGTTGGGTTCGGCACGGGTCTTCAACAGCCCCAAATCGGTGCCGCAGTGCGGTTCGGTCAGGCACATGGTGCCCGTCCAGCGACCCTCGACCAGTGGCTTGAGGAACACCTCGCGCTGCCAGTCCTCGCCGTGATGCACCAGCGCTTCGGTCGCGCCGTGGGAAAGCAGGGGGAAGTTGCCCCAAGCAAGGTTGGCGGCGTCGATCATTTCCTTCTGCGCGAAGCCCACTGCCTGCGGCAGGCCCTGGCCGCCGAACTCGGTGGACGCGACCAGACCGGTCCAGCCGCCGTCGACATACTGCGAATAGGCTTCCTTGAAGCCCGTCGGGGTCGTCACATCGCCAGTCGCCTGGTCAAAAGTGCAGCCTTCGCGGTCGCCCACTTCATTAAGCGGCGCCAGCACTTCCTCGGAAAAACGGGCGCTCTCATCCAGCACCGCGTCAACGACTTCGCGGCTGGCGTCCTCAAAACCCAGGCGCTGGAATTCTGATTCCGCGCCCAACAGGTCGAACAGGACGAAACGCATATCCCGCAGGGGGGCTTTGTACTGGCTCATGCCGGCCTCGCTTTATTTGAGGAAAGTGGGGTGGCGTCGTGCGGGTGCCGGATCTGCCGGCGCAGCCGGACGACGCAATATCGGGGCATCATTCAGCGCAGCACCCCGGGCAGACCTGGGGCAGGGCTGAGTGCGCTGGAGCGCTTGACCTTGAACTCCCGCTGGCGTTGCTCGTCGGGCGTTGCGGTCACGGTGCCGTCCAGCGAGTACTGCACGCCCTGGCGCCCTGCGAGTCCGTCGGCCACAGCCAGTTTGGCGGCGACCGTGGGCGAAACCACGACGCTGATGACGTCGGCGGACTCCGGTCCGATGGTCAGCGCGGGCTGCGCGCTCAGCGTGCCCGCGTCCTGTTCGGCGATTTTCATCGCGAACTGGAAGCTGTCAAAGCGCATCGGGATGCTGCTGAAGTTCTCGATCCGCAGATCAGCTGTCCAGCTGCCATCGGCGAGCACGGTGAGCTGCTGGATCCTGGCCGAGGGCTCCGACACCCGGCGTACCGGTCCACTGGCGCACGCGACCAGGGTCGCAACGCAAACCAGCCAAACCGCCCACCGCATCCCGCGTGTTGCCCGCATGTCGACCGCTCCGTCTTGAGTGCCCCGAGCATACTACGGCGCATGGTGCGGGTGCCGCAAAGTCCGGACCCCGGAAACGCGAAACCCCGCATCGGCTGTGGCCGTTGCAGGGCTTGGGTCTTGCAGTGCCACCTAAACTGGTGGCCGGGGAGGGAATCGAACCCCCGACACGGGGATTTTCAATCCCCTGCTCTACCAACTGAGCTACCCGGCCATGTCACGGGCTGGCCGTGAAGGAGCGGAACTATAGCGGGGCAGTCGCTTGCCTGCAAGCCGCCGTGCTGGTCGATCACGCTTCACGGACGATGAAGGCCGGTGACGTGATCATTGCTGTCACAGGCCCGCGGCGAAGCGGGCCGCTGCCGAATCGGAGTCGGTCATGAGGAATCTGTTGTTTGCCATCGTGATTTCGCTGGCTCTGGGGGCGTGCGCGAGCGCAGGCCCACGCCTGACCGATGACCAGCGTCTGGAGATCCACCGCGCGCATGCGGGCGCGCCGGTCCGCAGCTTCCAGAATTTCGGCACCCTGTACAGCTGGACGGCGCTCGGTGACAGCGCGCTGACGGTGTGGACGCGTCGCCACCAGGCGTATCTGCTGGAGCTTGACGGACGATGCCCCGATCTGGATTTCTCACACACGATTGGCTTCAGCGCGCAGGGCGGGACCGTGTTCGCCGGCATGGACAGCGTGGTCGTGTTGGACCGTCAGAATGCCAGTTTTCCGTGCCGGATCAGGGAGATCCGCCCGGTAGACACCAAGGCGGTGGAGAACGCCGAGCGCCGTGCGCGAGAGAGTTCGACGCGTTGAGCATGGCGTCATCCGCCAGCCGGCTCAGTCCTGTTCGGGCGGGACGTAGCCGGCCACCTGGGTGACGTTGCCTTCGAACAGGAACGCGAGCATCTGTTCCTGCAGGAACCTGCGGTGCGCCGGATCCATCGGGGACAGGCGGTTCTCGTTGATGAGCATGGTCTGGTGCGCCAGCCATTTCGCCCATGCGGGTTTGCCGATGTGGGCGAAGACGCGCTGGCCGGCCTCGCCGGGCCAGGGCGCGAAGTCGAGGCCTTCGGCGTCGCGCTTCTCGAATTCACAGTAGACGGTACGGGTCATCGGATTCCTCGTGGGATGGTCGGCCGCCTTCCAGCAGGCGGCGGATGGGCGCGGGGATGCCCAGCGTGGCCAGATCTGCCGGTGCGACCCAGCGCGAATGGTTATTGTCCTGCACCGCGCTGCGCAGGGCGACTCCGCGCCACCGCCGGGGCAACAGGTCCAGCTTGTAGTGGCTGAAAGCGTGGGCGATCGGTGGCAACACATCCCCATCGCCGTTGGCGCCGTCGATATGAGCGCGCAGGAAGTCCGCCACCGTGGCGTCATCGTCGGCTTGCGGCAGGGTCCACAACGATGCCCAGATGCCAACGGGAGGACGTTTTTGCAGCAGGACGCGGCCGTTTTCGTCCTCCAGCCACATGATCCATGCTTGGCGGTGCGGCACGGCCTTCGCGGGTTTGCGTGTTGGCAGCTCCGCGGTGCGGCCATGAAGGTAGGCGGCGCAATCCGCGGACAATGGGCAGGAGCCGCATGATGGGCGGGCGCGGGTGCAGATCGTCGCACCCAGATCCATCTGCGCCTGGGTGTAGTCGGCCAGGCGGTCATGGGGCAGGTGCTGCTCGGCAAACACCCACAGCTGGCGCTCGACCGCAGGCGATCCGGGCCAGCCGTCCACGCCGTGGAATCGCGCAAGGACCCGTTTCACGTTGCCATCGAGAATGGCGTGGCGGTCGCCCCAGGCCTGGGCGAGGATGGCTGCGGCGGTGCTGCGGCCGATGCCCGGCAGCGCGACCAGGGCGTCAAGGTCACGGGGCAGTTCGCCGGCGTGCGCAGACATGCACTCCTGCGCGGCCCGGTGCAGGTTGCGCGCGCGGCTGTAGTAGCCAAGCCCCGACCACAGCGCGAGGACGTCATCCATCGGTGCGGCGGCGAGGGCCTGCAGGCTGGGCAGGGCGGCGACGAAGCGCTCAAAGTAGGGCGCGGCGGTCTTGACCTGGGTTTGCTGGAGCATCACCTCCGACAACCAGACCCGGTAAGGCGAGCGCGGATGCTGCCACGGGAGATCGTGGCGGCCGTGATCGTCGAACCAGTGCAGCAGGCGACTGGCGAAGCTGTCTGCCTTGACGGTCGCCTTCATCGGCCCGGTCCGGAATCCGGAATGCGATCGGGTTCCGGCAGCCCCTCGCCGCCCTCGTGGTCGCCGTCATCGATTTGTAGTCGCACACCGGTCAGGGTTGCGCCAGCGACTTCAATCCGTGGCGTCGTCAGGGTTCCGGTGAGGGGCGGCAGCGGGGTGCCATCGGCCAGCTGCGCGATCCAGTCGGTCAGCTCGGGCAGCCGGAATTGTCCGTCGAAGCGGGTTTCGTCCCGGCTCAATTGCAGATTCAGCGGGTCGGACAAGTCGGTAGCGCCGGCGTAGTCCACGGTGAACGGGAATGGAGAGACCGATTCCCCCAGCGGTGCCGGCAGGTCGGGCCATTGCGCGGGCCAGTCGGCGACCTCGCCCGAAAGGTGCAGCTCGAGCGACTCCCCGAACAGGAGCGAACCGGTAGCGTCGACTCTCGCCGGGACCTTGGCCTGCCCGCGGACGGCTGCAGCCAGCGGCGCCACGACCAGGTCGCCGCCTCGATAGCGCACGCGGCCGGAGATGCCCAGCGCAAATGCAATCGTGGGCTCTTCGTCGGAGGGCTCGCTGAACCAGCGTGCGTGGGCGCCCAGCCGGGTTGCATCCAGGCCGATTCCGTCCGCGTCGTCGCGCAGGACTCCCGACAGGTTCAGCGCCATTGGCATCCGCAATTGCCCGCTGCGAACACTGGCGATGCCCGCAATGGCGGCACCGGCGCCGATCGCCGGTCTGGTCAGCGCCAACTGCAAATCGAACGGGGCGGTCGTGGTGGACATGAGCAGACGCCCGGTCAGGCGCGCAGCAAGTGCTTGGCTCGCCGATACGTGATCGGTGGCAATACTCAGACGATCCCCCGACCAGCCATCGCCCGCCACAAGACCGCGGGTGATGCGCAGGCCATCGATCAGCGTCGGAATGCGCAGCGGCCCGCCCTCTGGCCGGGTTGCCATCCAGTCCTGCAACGCGCTCAGATCGAGCTGCGGCCCATCGAGTTCGACCCGGCGGATGGTCAGGTCCTCGCCACCGGCCCACAGGGTTGCCCACGGCAATGCCAGATAAGCGCGCTCGGCGGTGAGCAGGGCCGTCGCGCTGCCGGGCTGGCGAACGTCAAGTCCGCGAACGGTCAGCATCGGCGTTCCGCGCAGGCGGTATTCACTTGTTCCCGACGCGGTGATCTGCAGTCCGAGCGAGGTGCCGACCTGATCCAGTATCAACGCACTCAGCCGTGCAGGACGCGAGATCCAGCCGATCGACGCGACGAGGCCCAGAAGCACCACCACACCGACGATCGCGACGATTCGACCGCCGCGTCGCCAAGGGGAGCGGGGCGCGGGAGTGGCTTCCGCGGGCATGGCGCGCGCGTCAGCCGCCGAGCGTGTCCGGCAACAGCGCGTCGACGAACGCCTCGGCATCGAAGACCCGCAGATCCTCGAGCTTCTCGCCGATGCCCGCATAGCGGATCGGAATGCCGAACTCGCGGGCCAGTGCGAACACGACCCCGCCCTTGGCGGTGCCGTCCAGCTTGGTCACCACCAGTCCGGTCACCTGCACGGCGGCATGGAACTGGCGCAGCTGTGAGAGCGCGTTCTGACCGGTCGTGCCGTCGATGACCATCAGCACCTCGTGCGGGGCGGCGGAGTCAAGCTTCTGCATGACGCGCTTGATCTTTCCCAGCTCCGCCATCAGGCCCTGCTGGGTGTGCAGCCTGCCGGCCGTATCGGCGATCAGCACCTGGGTGCCGCGCGCCTTGGCCGCCTGCAGCGCGTCGAATGCCACCGATGCGGCATCGGCATTCTGGCCCTGGGCGATCACGGGCACGCCGTTGCGCTCGCCCCAGGTCTGCAACTGGGCGACCGCGGCCGCCCGGAAGGTGTCGCCGGCGGCAAGCATCAGCGAGTGCCCCTCGCCTTTGAAGCGACGCGCCAGTTTGCCGATGGTCGTGGTCTTGCCGACGCCGTTGACACCCACGGTGAGGACAACGAACGGCTTGGCGGCGGCGTCGATCTTCAGCGGCACGGCAACAGGTGCGAGCAGGTCGACCAGGTCCTGGCGCAGGGCCTTCAGCAAGGCTGAGGAGTCGGCGAACTCGCGCGCTTTCATCCGCTTGCGCAGGTCTTCCACCAGATCGGTGGTCGCCGTCACCCCGACGTCGGCGATGATCAGTGCGGTTTCGATTTCGTCCAGCAGGTCATCGTCAAGGCGCGGGTTGCCCTGGAACAGACCGCCGAACGTGCGCGCGAACGTTGTGCCGCGCAGTCGTTCGCGCCAGCCGCCTTTCGCCGGAGCGTCGGTCCGGCCAACGGCCGCGACGGAGGCGCTATGGGCGGGCTCAGCGGTATCCGCATCTACTGTTGGTGTCGCGACGGCCTCAACCGGGCGCGGCGCGTGCGAAGCGGGCCGGACTGGCGGCGCGGGCGGCACTGGCGGCACAGGCGGCACAGGCGGCGGCTCTGGAGTCGGCGGCTGCACGGGTGGTGCAGTCGGTGCGCGCGTCTCTACCGGCGTCGGCGCCGCAGGGGCAGGCGCGGAACTCGCCTGCGGCACGTCGTTTTCCACTCTCTCAACATCACTTTTTTCCTGCTGCGCCCCCGGAAACGCCGCAGCGAGCTCCTCGGTGCTGTAGCGACGCTCGGAGGGTGCGGAACCGGGCTTTTTCCGGCGAAAGAAGCTGGCCATCGACAGTAGGATTCACGAATGCGCGAGAATGGCGCCCATGCTAGCACCGGCCTGATTTCGCGACCCCATGAAGAAGCCCGCCCGTAACGCTCCGCGCTCCGTCGCCAACGGCCCCGGCCAGGTCCGTGTGATCGGTGGGCGATGGCGTGGCAGCAAGCTTCCCGTTGTCGACTCGGCGGGCCTGCGGCCGACCCCCGACCGGGTCCGCGAGACCCTGTTCAACTGGCTGGCGCCGGTGATCGACGGTGCCATGGTGCTGGATCTGTTCGCCGGCAGCGGCGCCCTCGGACTGGAGGCGCTGTCGCGTGGCGCCGCATCGGCGGTACTGGTCGAGCGCGACCCTGTGCTGGCAGCGAGCCTTTTGGCCACCACGCAACGACTGCAGGGCGGCCAGGCGGCCAGGGTGGTGCAGGCCGATGCCATGCATTGGCTGCCGACGCAGCCGCGCGCCAGCTTCGACATCGCCTTCGTTGACCCGCCCTTCGCCACCGGGCTTCTGAAGCCCGCGTTGGCTGGCGTCCTGCCATTGATGCGGGACGGCGCATGGCTGCACGTCGAAGGGCCCGTCGACGAGCCGGTGACGCTGCCCGGCGGATGGAGCCTGCACCGTGAAGGCAGGACCCGCGAAGTCCGCCATGCGCTTTACCGGCATCGCCCGGTACTGACGGCAGGCGACGGCACCCGCGTCGGCGTTGATACACTCCCCATTGATCCGGCCCGGCCGGACGTCCCTGATCTGGAGCGTTTTGCCCAATGACCCCGGCTCGACACCGCACCGCCGTCTATCCAGGCACCTTCGATCCGATTACCAACGGCCACATCGATCTGGTCGATCGTGCCGCGCCGCTGTTTGATCGATTGGTGGTGGGCGTGGCGGAAAGCCCGTCCAAAAGCCCTGCGCTGCCGCTGGCAAAGCGCGTGGAGCTGGCCCGCGAAGCGCTCGATCATCATCCCAACGTCGAGGTCTGTGGATTTGATTCGCTGCTCGCGCATTTCGTTTCCGGCATCGGTGCCGGCGTCGTGCTGCGCGGCCTGCGCGCCGTGTCGGATTTTGAGTACGAGTTCCAGATGGCCAGCATGAATCGCCATCTGATCCCCGACGTGGAGACGCTCTTCCTGACTCCCGCCGAGCAGTACAGCTTCATCTCTTCATCGCTGGTCCGCGAGATAGCCCGCCTGGGGGGCGATGTCTCCGGTTTTGTCCCGCCCGCGGTTGCCGAGGCGCTTCAGCGCGAATGGCAACGCAGCACCGCCTGATCGCCGGCACCTCGCCGACGTCATATTCCAACCAACAAGAATGGGGAACGCCATGAACACCACCGCCCGCCTGATGCTTGTCGCCCTGTTGTCGCTGCCGCTGCTGGCCGCGTGCGACAAGGCTCCAACTGAGACCACCGAAGATGCCGCGGTCGCGCTTGCGCCGCTGTCGGCGCCGACCACCAACGATGACAACGAGTGGGGCAGCTACCTGTCCGCGGTGGTGACCCGCAACATGGGCGACGTGACCTCCAGCCCTTACCTGTACTACCTGCCCAGCAGCGACAGCGAAGGCTTCGAAGGCGCCCACGAGCGCCTGCGCGAGGAAATCGAGAACGCGATGCAGCGCGGCATCGTGGAAGGCAACCTGGTGGCCTTCGGTTCGCCCGAGTCGGCGATGATGGCCGACATCATTGTTGGCGCCTTCCAGAAGGTCGGCCCGGGTTCGATGAAGGGGGTGCGTCTGCTCTTCATCGGCGCGCCCGCCGACAGCGAGCGTGTCCAGCAGGCGGTGACGCCGGCCGGTGTCGAATACGTGTTTGTCGAAGCCAAGTAACCCTCGGTTTCATTACGAGTAACAGCGCGTGGTGGGGCTTGCCCCATCCGCGCATAGCGGCAGCCCATGTCCCTCAAGATCAACGAGCTTTGCGTCAACTGCGATGTCTGCGAACCGGCATGCCCGAACCAGGCCATCTCGCAGGGTGAGGAGATCTACGTGATCGACCCGGCGCGCTGCACGCAGTGCGTGGGCCATTTCGATGAGCCGCAGTGCGTGGTGGTGTGTCCGGTGGAATGCATTGACCCGGATCCCGATTTTCCCGAAACAACCGGCCAGCTGCTGGCCAAGCTGGCCCGGTTGCAGCAAGAACAGGAGTGATGTGATGCGAATTGCGACGCGAACCGCAGTGGTAACCGGTTTCCTGGCGCCGTTGCTGGCGTTCGCCATCGGGGGCTGCGCGACGACCGCGGACTCTTCGCCTCGCGCGGCTCCGGTGTCACGCACCACGCCAGCGACCGCGGCGACTCCGCCTGGCGCGGCGATCGCAAGCGCGCACTCGCTGGCCACCGAAGCCGGCGCGCAGATCATCAATCAGGGCGGCAACGCCTTTGATGCGGCGATTGCCGTGTCTGCCGCACTCTCGGTGGTCGAGCCGATCAGCTCCGGGATCGGCGGTGGCGGATTCTTCCTTTTGCACGACGCGAAAACCGGCCGCGACGTTTTTGTCGATGCCCGGGAGACCGCGCCCGAATCGGCGACACCTGAGGCATATCTGGACGAGAAGGGCGAGCTCAACCGCGACCGTGCCACCAACGGGCCCTGGTCAGCCGGCATTCCCGGCCTGCCCGCGGCGCTGGTGCATCTGGCCGACGACTACGGCCGCCTGCCGCTGGCCACCTCGCTTGCGCCCGCGATCCGGCTTGCCCGCGAGGGTTTCCCCGTCTACGGCCGGCTCGAAAAAGGCTACGCAACCCGCAGCAAGGTGATGGAGCGGTATCGCGGTACGCGCGAGGTATTCCTGGCCAACGGGCGTGCTCCCCGGACAGGCGACATCCTCAAGCAGGAAGACCTGGCGCAGACGCTGGAACTGCTGGCCCAGCGTGGCCATGCCGGCTTCTATCAGGGCCAGGTCGCCGATCAACTGCTGGCGGCGGTCGCCGAGGAGGGCGGCCGTTGGACTGCTGCCGAACTGGCCGGCTACCGGATCCGCGAGCGCGAGCCGATCATCTTCGACTACCGCGGCTGGAAAGTGGTCACCGCGCCGCCGCCGTCTTCGGGCGGAGTGGCCTTGGCGGAAATGCTGCAGGTGCTGCAGCCGTGGAACCTGTCCAGACTCGATTCCGCGCAGCGCACCCATCTGATCGTCGAGGCGATGCGCCGCGCCTACCGTGACCGCACCCTCTACATGGGTGATCCGGATTTCGTCGAGATGCCGATCGCGATGCTGACCGACCCGGCCTACGCCGCCGGCCTGCGGGCGACAATCCATCCCGACAAGGCGACGCCCAGCGAGCTGCTTTCCGGCCAGCCAACGCCGATGGAGGATGACGAGACCACCCATTTCTCGATCATCGATACCGACGGCAACATCGTCTCGGCGACCCAGACCGTCAACCTGCTGTACGGCTCGGGCATGATTGCGCCGGGCACTGGCGTGCTGCTCAACAACGAGATGGACGACTTCGCGCTCAAGCCCGGCACGCCCAATGCCTTCGGCGTGATGGGCTTTGACGCCAACTCGGTGCAAGCGGGCAAGCGCATGCTCAGCTCGATGACCCCGACCTACATCGATTCACCCGACAAGCTGGCGGTGCTGGGTGCGCCGGGTGGCAGCCGGATCATTACCGAGGTGTTGATCGGCATCCTCGGTTACGACGCCGGCATGACCGCGCAGGCGGTGGCCGCCGAGCCGCGCATCCACCACCAGTGGATGCCCGACGCCATCTCGGCCGAACCAGGCGCGTTGGATGCCGCGACCGTCAAGGCGCTGAAGAAGATGGGACACACGGTGAATGCGGGCGAGGGCACCTGGGGCAACCTGCAGACCGTCGCCTGGGACAAGCGGACCGATGAGCTGTCCGGCGGTACCGACCCGCGCAA
The genomic region above belongs to Lysobacter avium and contains:
- a CDS encoding HNH endonuclease, coding for METDTVMQRVAGPGTPATSERRWDPDVSALAPRHALEQLNSVRLLSLDAHGRVLDWMNWQHAACLYARDAVAWTLGDPCLTVHGGLNRRSGEASILRLHPIVAARGHASARAANPTPTLTNAALFARDAHLCLYCGGQFNRPHLTRDHVKPVSRGGRDVWENVVAACFHCNSRKGSRTPQQANMPLLAVPYRPSWVEHLILSNRHILADQMAFLKSQLPKKHARDRLLVRSSQTA
- a CDS encoding oxidative damage protection protein; this translates as MTRTVYCEFEKRDAEGLDFAPWPGEAGQRVFAHIGKPAWAKWLAHQTMLINENRLSPMDPAHRRFLQEQMLAFLFEGNVTQVAGYVPPEQD
- a CDS encoding DUF6491 family protein, giving the protein MRNLLFAIVISLALGACASAGPRLTDDQRLEIHRAHAGAPVRSFQNFGTLYSWTALGDSALTVWTRRHQAYLLELDGRCPDLDFSHTIGFSAQGGTVFAGMDSVVVLDRQNASFPCRIREIRPVDTKAVENAERRARESSTR
- a CDS encoding AsmA family protein, with translation MRASARSSRICGSSMPRRSSTRCCRTRSAADARAMPAEATPAPRSPWRRGGRIVAIVGVVVLLGLVASIGWISRPARLSALILDQVGTSLGLQITASGTSEYRLRGTPMLTVRGLDVRQPGSATALLTAERAYLALPWATLWAGGEDLTIRRVELDGPQLDLSALQDWMATRPEGGPLRIPTLIDGLRITRGLVAGDGWSGDRLSIATDHVSASQALAARLTGRLLMSTTTAPFDLQLALTRPAIGAGAAIAGIASVRSGQLRMPMALNLSGVLRDDADGIGLDATRLGAHARWFSEPSDEEPTIAFALGISGRVRYRGGDLVVAPLAAAVRGQAKVPARVDATGSLLFGESLELHLSGEVADWPAQWPDLPAPLGESVSPFPFTVDYAGATDLSDPLNLQLSRDETRFDGQFRLPELTDWIAQLADGTPLPPLTGTLTTPRIEVAGATLTGVRLQIDDGDHEGGEGLPEPDRIPDSGPGR
- a CDS encoding acyl-CoA dehydrogenase C-terminal domain-containing protein, which produces MSQYKAPLRDMRFVLFDLLGAESEFQRLGFEDASREVVDAVLDESARFSEEVLAPLNEVGDREGCTFDQATGDVTTPTGFKEAYSQYVDGGWTGLVASTEFGGQGLPQAVGFAQKEMIDAANLAWGNFPLLSHGATEALVHHGEDWQREVFLKPLVEGRWTGTMCLTEPHCGTDLGLLKTRAEPNEDGSYAITGTKIFITAGEHDLTENIIHLVLARLPDSPAGSKGISLFVVPKLRVDRDGSMGEPNHVRCGSIEHKMGIHGSATCVINFDGAQGYLVGQPNKGMSGMFTMMNAARLAVGLQGLGLSDRAYQNALAYARERLQMRSLSGPKFPEKPADPIIVHPDVRRMLLTCKALVEGGRAMSYHAGLQIDVAHNSPDEAQRKQADDLVGFITPIVKACLTEWGVECTYHAVQCYGGHGYIAENGVEQLARDARITTLYEGTTGIQAIDLLGRKILQLQGAGLKVMLGMIQQLCTEHADNPEVAEFIAPLQKHAAQWQQLTMEVVDRAGRDPEEIGAAAYDYLMYSGYVALAYWWARSVATSETGSGSDAFKAGKRETAKFYFARILPRTLAHAAAIRSGSASLMTLDAEHFDA
- the mutY gene encoding A/G-specific adenine glycosylase, yielding MKATVKADSFASRLLHWFDDHGRHDLPWQHPRSPYRVWLSEVMLQQTQVKTAAPYFERFVAALPSLQALAAAPMDDVLALWSGLGYYSRARNLHRAAQECMSAHAGELPRDLDALVALPGIGRSTAAAILAQAWGDRHAILDGNVKRVLARFHGVDGWPGSPAVERQLWVFAEQHLPHDRLADYTQAQMDLGATICTRARPSCGSCPLSADCAAYLHGRTAELPTRKPAKAVPHRQAWIMWLEDENGRVLLQKRPPVGIWASLWTLPQADDDATVADFLRAHIDGANGDGDVLPPIAHAFSHYKLDLLPRRWRGVALRSAVQDNNHSRWVAPADLATLGIPAPIRRLLEGGRPSHEESDDPYRLL